The Enterobacter mori genomic interval TTCTCTCCACCATCCCGTTTGTTGGCGCCTTGTTCTCTGGCCCTGCATTCGGTATCGGTATTCTGGCTGCGGGTGTGATCCTCGCCATCATGATTATTCCGTACATTGCGGCGGTGATGCGCGATGTCTTCGAGCAAACCCCGGTGATGATGAAAGAGTCGGCCTACGGCATCGGCTGCACCACCTGGGAAGTTATCTGGCGCATTGTTCTTCCGTTCACCAAAAATGGGGTGATCGGGGGCGTGATGTTGGGCCTGGGTCGTGCGCTGGGTGAAACCATGGCGGTCACCTTTATCATCGGTAACACCTACCAGCTCGACAGCGTGTCGCTCTACATGCCGGGCAACAGTATTACCTCTGCTCTGGCAAACGAATTTGCGGAAGCGGAATCCGGTCTGCACGTTGCAGCGCTGATGGAACTGGGTCTGATTCTGTTTGTTATCACCTTCATTGTTCTGGCGATTTCCAAGCTGATGATTATGCGTCTCGCCAAAAATGAGGGGGCACGCTAATGGCAACTCTCGAAATGCAAGCTACCGCTGAACTGGCGGAATCCCGCCGCAAAATGCAGGCCAGACGCCGCATAAAAAACCGGATTGCGTTAACGCTCTCGATGGCGACGATGGCATTTGGTTTGTTCTGGCTGGTC includes:
- the pstC gene encoding phosphate ABC transporter permease PstC — protein: MAATKPAFNPPGKKGDMIFSALVRLAALIVLLLLGGIIVSLIFSSWPSIQKFGFSFLWTKEWDAPNDIYGALVPIYGTLVTSFIALLIAVPVSFGIALFLTELAPGWLRRPLGIAIELLAAIPSIVYGMWGLFIFAPLFATYFQEPVGNVLSTIPFVGALFSGPAFGIGILAAGVILAIMIIPYIAAVMRDVFEQTPVMMKESAYGIGCTTWEVIWRIVLPFTKNGVIGGVMLGLGRALGETMAVTFIIGNTYQLDSVSLYMPGNSITSALANEFAEAESGLHVAALMELGLILFVITFIVLAISKLMIMRLAKNEGAR